The genomic window ACGGTAGGTGCAATAGCACAATATATAGAAGAAAAAAGATGACAGTTCCCTATCCGTCCCCAAGAACCGCACTACCCCATTCTTACCCGTTTCTCCTGATTGATAGAATACTTGACCTCGACGAAGGCAAACGCATTGTATGTCTGAAGAATGTGACTATTAATGAGGAATTTTTTCAAGGGCATTTCAAGGATAACCCTGTAATGCCTGGGTCCCTTATTATAGAAGCAATGGCACAAACGTCTGGATTGATGATTGTTAAAGAAAAATCAAGTATGGCTTATTTGGGCAAGATAAAAGATGCAAAATTCAGAAAAATGGTTGTGCCTGGTGACCAGCTTATTATTACCTCATCTCTCATTGATAAGTTTCCACCATTTTATACCTTTGAAGTTATTGCATCAGTTGGAAGCGAGATTGTGTCTGAAGCAGAGATAATCCTTTCCTTAAGTTGATAGGCAGGGCTCTATGAAATACGTCAATTGCAATCTCTGTAATGCTGATGATACTTTTCTTGTTACAACACAAAATGGTTATAAGATTGTACGATGTAAAAGTTGTGGTCTTGTTTATGTGAATCCCAGACCAGACAACGAGGCGCTAAAGCATCTCTATGATGAATATCACCAGAGAAACGGCAAAGACGTGAACGATTGGGCAAAGCTTATGGGAAAAAATTTTAAGGAGATTTTATTGTTTTTAAACAAAGCGCTTCCAGACAAAGGGAAGCTACTTGATATTGGATGTGGTTACGGACACTTTATCGAGATAATGAAACAGCAAGGATGGTCTGTATATGGAATCGATCTCTCTCCTAAGGTATTGCTCTATGCAAAGGAAAAAGGACTGGATGTATTAGAAACATCCATAGATGACGTATCAGTTCCCGACGAATATTTTGATGTCGTAACGGCATTTTATGTGTTAGAGCATGTGACAAATCCGCTTCATGTCCTCAAAAACATGTATAAAATGCTAAAACCATGTGGAATTCTTGTCTTACGGGTTCCGCACACAACACCGATTATTCGAATTCTTTCGTTTTTCAGAATAAAGAATAATCTTTATGATACCCCCTATCATTTATTTGACTATTCACCAGAAATAATAATTCAACTCCTTAAAAAGGCCGGGTTTTCCTCTGTCAAGGTAACACCGGGAAGCCCGACAATCCCTGCCAATGTATTTGAAATGATAGTTTCTGTGGTTTCGGGAAGTCTTTCTAAATTCCTTTTTGCAATAAGTGCTGGAAAATTTCTCTTACCCGGGATAAGCAAGACCATTTTTGCTTTCAAATAAAAGAAAAAGAGACTTAGGTACTGTAAGATGAAACGTATGAAATTAGAACATCTTCTGAGAAAAGTTGCATTTGTTATTTTCTTGTACCACAAGAAAATAGTCATCCTCTTTTCTGTTTTGATTATTGCCTCTTTCTACACTATTTTTCATATGAAAATTGAATCCGATGTTTTAGACGTGCTCCCTTCCGGCAATAAAACGGTTGCTCAATATAAGGATTTTATAGAAAAATATGGAACCATGGATAACATTGTATTTATCGTGGAATCGGAAGATAATAAAATTAGTGAAAACATAGACCTTATTGAAAAGATTGCCAAGAATCTTTCCGAATCTCCCCTAATTGAATATGTTGATTACGGCCCACTAAACTATAAGAACGAAGTATTTATAAGATATTTACCACTCTTTCTTGATGAAACCGGGATAAAATTTCTTAAGAAAAGATTAACACCACAAGGAATTAAACAGCAAGTCAAAATAAACCACGATAGGCTTGTTTCGCCTCTTAGCTCACCTTTTGATTATGAAATGATTGCAAGAGATCCACTCAATTTACATACTATTCTGAGAGCTAGTTTGTTAAAACAGTATCAGGCGAGCAAATTAGATTTAAGCATGGGATATTATTTCACGAAAGATCATTCTGCCGCTCTCCTTCTTGCTAAACCCACAGGTAAGGGCAGAGACATGGCTTTCGTAAAGGAATTAAAAAAAGAATTGGATATTATTACCTTCTCTGCATTGCAAGAGTGTAGCAATCCTCCTGGCGTAAAAGTTGGGATAACAGGAGGACATGCAATTGCGGAAGATATTCGTCAGATTATCAAACATGATGTTACTGTATCTTCTGCACTCTCTATTATTCTTATTGGATTGCTTATAATGCTGGCATATAGGGTGAGAATAAAGATTCTTTCCATAATAGGATTAACTATGTTCGCATCTCTAGCAGTAACGTTAGCATTCGCTTATCTCCTTTTTGGAAGTTTAAATATTGTAACGAGCGCCGTTGTGGCAATACTTATTGATATTTATGTGGATTATTCTTTGCACATGGTAAAAAGGTATTGCGATGAATTTAAAAAACATAATAATCCATACATGGCGTTAGAAGTAACCCTCACGAGAACAGGGCCAGCTATAATCTTGTCCGCCCTGACAACTTCACTGTCTTTTTTCTGTATCCTTGTAACAAATTTTAAAGGGTTGTATGAGCTTGGAGTAGTATCCGGAATAGGTGTTATTTTGAGTATGATGTGCAATTTGTTTTTGATGAATGCACTTCTTGTGTGGATCAGTAAATCTGGTTTGCAACGAATACAATATGGAAGAAATTTCTTTCGTGGAAGCGGGAATTTTCCCAATTTTCTCATAGGGAAAACGAAATATATTCTTACATTGAGTGCCATTTTGGTTTGTTTGGCAGCATTCGGAATAGCTCGATTAAAATTTAACAATAATCCAGATTCGCTTGCGCCCGTGGATAGTCCTGCTATTCTCTCAGGAAAGAAGCTGGGTGAAAAAATGGGGAAAAAGGGAGAACCTCTGAATATTATAATTAAATCAGATAACAAAGAAGAACTCAGCCGCGCCTTTGATGAACTGGAAACTGTTTCTACTCGGTGGAAACACGCTAAGATAATTGAGGATTATAGTTCGTTAAATACATTTATGCCTAAGCCATCGGATCAATTAATAAATGTGAATACATTAAGAAAAATTGGACATGACAGCTTATTAAGAGTAGATTCTTTAGAAAGTGTACTTATATCTGCCCTTGAAAAAAATGGTTTTGTGTTTGAAAAAGATTATATTAATAAATATTTACACGAGACAGTAACTACACTTAATACTATTGAGCCTATAGGCTTTGACGAACTTGAAGCAATGTCAATTCCCAATGTATCTCATTTTTATAATAAGCGGGATTTATCAATCGTTGCGTATCTTTATCCAACGGTAAAGGGATGGGATAAACGGACCGTGGAT from Candidatus Brocadia sp. includes these protein-coding regions:
- the fabZ gene encoding 3-hydroxyacyl-ACP dehydratase FabZ, translated to MTVPYPSPRTALPHSYPFLLIDRILDLDEGKRIVCLKNVTINEEFFQGHFKDNPVMPGSLIIEAMAQTSGLMIVKEKSSMAYLGKIKDAKFRKMVVPGDQLIITSSLIDKFPPFYTFEVIASVGSEIVSEAEIILSLS
- a CDS encoding class I SAM-dependent methyltransferase, translating into MKYVNCNLCNADDTFLVTTQNGYKIVRCKSCGLVYVNPRPDNEALKHLYDEYHQRNGKDVNDWAKLMGKNFKEILLFLNKALPDKGKLLDIGCGYGHFIEIMKQQGWSVYGIDLSPKVLLYAKEKGLDVLETSIDDVSVPDEYFDVVTAFYVLEHVTNPLHVLKNMYKMLKPCGILVLRVPHTTPIIRILSFFRIKNNLYDTPYHLFDYSPEIIIQLLKKAGFSSVKVTPGSPTIPANVFEMIVSVVSGSLSKFLFAISAGKFLLPGISKTIFAFK
- a CDS encoding MMPL family transporter, encoding MKLEHLLRKVAFVIFLYHKKIVILFSVLIIASFYTIFHMKIESDVLDVLPSGNKTVAQYKDFIEKYGTMDNIVFIVESEDNKISENIDLIEKIAKNLSESPLIEYVDYGPLNYKNEVFIRYLPLFLDETGIKFLKKRLTPQGIKQQVKINHDRLVSPLSSPFDYEMIARDPLNLHTILRASLLKQYQASKLDLSMGYYFTKDHSAALLLAKPTGKGRDMAFVKELKKELDIITFSALQECSNPPGVKVGITGGHAIAEDIRQIIKHDVTVSSALSIILIGLLIMLAYRVRIKILSIIGLTMFASLAVTLAFAYLLFGSLNIVTSAVVAILIDIYVDYSLHMVKRYCDEFKKHNNPYMALEVTLTRTGPAIILSALTTSLSFFCILVTNFKGLYELGVVSGIGVILSMMCNLFLMNALLVWISKSGLQRIQYGRNFFRGSGNFPNFLIGKTKYILTLSAILVCLAAFGIARLKFNNNPDSLAPVDSPAILSGKKLGEKMGKKGEPLNIIIKSDNKEELSRAFDELETVSTRWKHAKIIEDYSSLNTFMPKPSDQLINVNTLRKIGHDSLLRVDSLESVLISALEKNGFVFEKDYINKYLHETVTTLNTIEPIGFDELEAMSIPNVSHFYNKRDLSIVAYLYPTVKGWDKRTVDTIQDYIISKGGNWVLVGKPILFTEIQSSIIWNSGIATVLTVLLNLIIIYWYFRRFLVVVLVMLPVTLGFVFTVGIMGYANISFNVFNISAIALIFGLGVDYGIYVIQAYLMEDTVDVGNALRISGKNVIMCAATTIAGCGSLITAKFIGIATIGLVLSIGAITCAFTALIILPAIIMLKGKRLCHARL